The following nucleotide sequence is from Acyrthosiphon pisum isolate AL4f chromosome A2, pea_aphid_22Mar2018_4r6ur, whole genome shotgun sequence.
ACTCACAAATATTGGAGCTATCGTAGGAAAAATGCATTCTCTTGGAGTATTTCATGGTGATCTAACAACTTCTAACATCATAAAAAAAGAGGATGATACATTGGTGTTAATTGATTTTGGCCTTAGCCATTTTAATCCAAGTGTTGAAGACAAGGCTGTagatttatatgttttagaaAGAGCATTTGTCAGTACACATTCTTATTTTTCACAGTTATTTCCAGTAATTTTAGATGGTTATAAAAATGCTTACGAGTTAGATGTTCAAGctgtttttaatcaatttcaaaatgttcGAAGTCGAGGTCGTAAACGACTTATGATTggctagtttattttttttttgtgtatttatgtttaaaataaaaatgattttattgtacttatattgtTCTGATTTTAGTATGATTACACTATCCTGTcctaatttaatgataatttgtaGTAGATATTTGATAGTATGAGTGTAcaactgttttattattttagtaattcattatagctataaaaattgtattatttttttacagatcCAATATGGACATAGCTGAAGGTGTTACGCCAGCATATCTGAAATTGGCTCAGATAAAATTTTGCTTAACTCTCCCACAGTTTAAAGAAGACCCAGATTTAATTTCATCTTTATTAGCCGGTATAGTCCAAAATAATATGGCCCCCTACTACAAAGAAGTATGTACAGATTTGTCATGGATATTTGACCAAACTCTTTATGATAAAATGGCTGCTAATAATGCTAAGCGTATGGCAGAACTTGAACAAGAAAAAAATCCCACCATGGTAGATGATGACGACCCGGTATCTGGTATATGGCAAGCAAAGTTGCTTTATTTATGTTCCATCGGTGACCGCGAAGAAGCAACAAAACTGGCAGAGTCTAAATTAGAAGAGAAAAATGTACCTAAGTCACAGCAAATCGATACTGTGTTTGCTCTATTTAGAGTTGCATACTTTCACGGATGCGATATTCCGGCAATGAAAAAAGCAATAGACAAAGCCACAGAGTTAATTGAAGGAGGATCTGGTGGAGATTGGAGTGCCAGAAATAAACTTAAAGCATATGATGGTATTTGGAGTTTGGCAATACGAGATTTCAACCGAGCGGCCAAGCTATTTGTAGATGTTGTACCTACATTTGAATCGTATGAACTTGCAGATTTCAGCACTATCATCAAATACACCGTATATTCGTCAATGATAGCTTTCCCTAGATATGAGTTGAAAAAAACGCTCATGCATCATGGTGTCATGGCTCAGGCATTAAACTCAAATTCTAAGGAACTCAAAGATTACTTTGTTTCATTATATGAAGGTCAATACTCCAAATTCCTTGTTTATTTAGCACGCATTGAAAAGAACATGAAACAAGACCCTTTGTTACACCctcactataaatattatgttcaagaGATGAGGTTATTAGCGTATAAGCAAATATTACAAGCATATAGATCATTGAGTTTGGATTACATGGCTGAATCGTTTGGTGTGACTAAAGCATTTGTGGAAAAAGAAGTTGCTAGATTTGCAGCTGCTGGACGTTTAACTTGCAAGATTGATCATGTTGCTGGAGCTGTGGTCACCAGTAGTACATCCAAGAATAGTTTACAACTAGGAGCACCAGAATCTAGACTAGAACGCGGTATATTATATCAGACAACTGTGAAAAAAGGCGATATATTATTGAACAGGTTAAAGAAGTTGGCTAGAGTTatggatttctaaaaaaaaatgttgtggttttttttttagtttgtgtttaaaaataaataaattttgatttaatgcattatacatttgtatgtataattcATCAATTCTAATtaatccaatattattattatttgtactttcgcatcatctaaaaatattaatagactACCTAtatccttataaattataatatattaaacaatacatcTATTGAAatctatttttgattattaaaactttttttaaatgtattcatacaTCATGCTTCTATTGTAAAtttggtttaaatattaatatttaaaccaaaTTGAACTAATTAGTTCAACCAGTCATGATTGTTACAGAAATAATTTGTAACTCAATGATTTCTTAATGTTGTATCCTTATAACCAGGCCCAGATTAGGTTATTTCGGGGTCCTAGACACTTTCTCCACAATatggagaatataatatttttgaaattgtctTGGGCCCTAGACACAGTGCCTATGTGGTAAATATGGCTCAGGTTATAAAATTtggtactatagtctataagtgAATAACTGTATCAAGacatcaagtataatataatataatgtattatgtaatacatacgGCAAGTTTCCAAGTTATTACTGTAgctgtttaaaaatttttggcaacatttttttataagcaatttattgaagttcaaatgttgactttttcaattttatgaaaatttgtaagttattttatagtttgaaatttatgaaatattcaatTCTAGACCtaacattgaaattttaatataaggttccacataagtaaccaacaaattttagaaattatatctgaatttttctttatagacaattgaagttcaaatttggacaaaattagtaTATGCataaacgaagaataacaactatccaattattttgttatacctaattcaaaaatatttttagtgggaaattgaaacttttaacgtattatttttttcttttattacctattagcttTTAGCATAAGACTATTAGGTACAGctcgaaaattaaattattatacactattatttacaatacctACGTAGCACGTTTGATGaaaacagtaaaattattaaatgacaaAACCCGCTTCCAATATAAAGGCGATTCatttttttgatgaaaatttcagAATTAGATTTGAGGATGGACAAGAGGTTGAGAGGGATATTGAAGGCTCTAAGGGAACTAAGCAAAATTAAACGTTTGGAGTCTAAGCCCTAAGGACGGACAATCAAAGATATACTCTGAAGGTCGCAAGCACTGGTAAAGAGTACCTATACTGGTACGGTCATTATAAGCGTGGAATACTAGTACGGTCCTCATCCTCAACACTCAAGGCTTcccatagtataaaataaaatacacccATAATATGTAAGCTAGGAAATTGCATagatcaaaatatataggtatgtacacgATACTTAAACggctaaaagtttaaaaatacattgctagaggtaaggggattcgataccatgattttctgtttttgtcgaacacacgcgcgacatagtattttagacgtgttttttgtcaGACATTCCAATTGATCAATTGAAGCGATAAGagttctgaaaacagatttgaatttgttcgtctggtctacttgaaatcgaaaattaaattttgtagtgTACCTACCAGTGTTCCgcgtgtttaatttattttgatataaattctATGGACCGTACCAATATTTCTACAATCGCAAGCAATTTCAGTGAGAAGTAGTGTACTAGTGTGCAAAGAAGAGAGTCGtttaaaccaaatttaaaaGCGTGATCGCTGATCGGGTAAGGCGAACGTTCCACGCGGAGTTAGCTGAAGCGGATCATAGAAGATCTAAGTTGTTGAATCAAGTTTTTTTTGTCAGGTATATTGGGACAgtgtttttatgttataagGCAGCTGATTATTTCAGTATCCAGTAGTTGGACCAAAGATTGAAAGTGCGATGACATAATATATGGTAAAATCTGTCCAAGTGGTAATTGAGTGAAGGAAGGTAAAATTGTGTTGGATGTGGATTTGGTTAGCCTATCAGCCACTTCATTACTATGGATATACGTGGGTATGCATGTCAACGTGGCTGGGGATTCACATAGGTAAGTTAAATTAAGCGATATGACAGATTGaggtaatttatacataatttaataaaaagaaaaacaagatAGTTTAGAGTTAAGGAGATTTGATTCTAGTGTTTGGAAACAATAGACATAGAGTCGGAGGCAATTAAATAGTTACTCGGAactagatttaaaataaacaaaagggCTTCGTAAATAGCATAACACTGCGGTATAGGAGGAGGACGAGGGGAGAAGATTATTATTGAAAGAAACTTGCAGTTCAGGAAGGGCTCTAGATAAACTAGAGATTTACTAGATATACTAGGTATGCTATATTTATTAGAGCCTTAGTTcaggtaggtaccaatatagAATGTTTTCCGGCTGATAAGGGAGAAACTGAGCAGTCTGTACAGATAAACATGAAATTAGGAAAATTAAGGTTAagcgataattaaaaaaaaaaatgtttaatgaccATGGGTTCAGACAGTGTGTTAAGCTGGTAAGAGCCAAGAGGTCTGTAAATTGGCCTTCATAAGAATAAGGTAAGGGAGCATTAAGGAGAGAGTCGTATGATTGCTCGCGTCGAGTTGATCGAAgtttgtttaatactttaaggggcctcgccatcgcattgatttaaggagaatcatttaggcaatttctaaactcgttgtcgccacccgagatctatgtgttagtagtaaatgattattagtggtTGTAGCGTTCATGCGGGTCAATTGTAGAGGTACCTTGCTCTCACACGCACCTGTCagcatgtaataatattgtgatcatgaaaaaatgtttatttttcactcaaacacacgattctaattccaacaatacgcataggcgcaactagacctatacttttgagggtgcacaaattataaagaattcccagacccccggacccatactctatatacaggctataacagaaagatctgacaaaaaaaaattacgctgattaaacgtatgacaaaaatattttgaaaaaagttattacattctaagccaataacttttattgtatttatgttatctaaaatataggcttgttttataaattataataattaattataaacaaggaaacaataaaaacactctCACATTCATGTGCAGTCTTCTATCCTGCCAAAGATAAAGAGAAATATCGTTATCctgttttctaagttattttgttgaatattNNNNNNNNNNNNNNNNNNNNNNNNNNNNNNNNNNNNNNNNNNNNNNNNNNNNNNNNNNNNNNNNNNNNNNNNNNNNAagctaaagattatttgttatactgtatAGCAGGGAATGTTGAAAccgtagacctataaactaagtttttattaacttagtttataggtctatggttggaacataatagtgaattagtgaagtactcactattaatcacttattatgttcctcaatatactctaaggtacaacttttttgtatttattgataatttttacttcaaaataatcaaaatattatagattaagtattttatattttgggggtgcacattttaaacttggaggtgcacaagtcccctgtgcacccccctagttgcgccaatgacaatacgtcgcaacgattaactcgatttgcattctgacaaaatatttttttcttccacAGCATCTACGGAGGGATCGGtcgaggtacattttttaaaattttattcagttaattaaatatttaagttggaaattttgaatttttttgaattttttacaatttttattccattttaaattacaaaaattaaaaatgtggctcgaccgttcccttgtatatattacgaacaatccgaatattttttcattataaatatcgtgataattgtcggcacgtatcgttggaattagagacagtagtttttgacaagaAAAGAGACGTGGTAGTGAGGCcccttaatttaataatgtattgcaGATGAAAATTAGATAGAGAATTGGCTGCGATTGAGAGAACGGGTATTGATTTGGgggtatacctatacatgtcTCCAATTGAGAATAGTACGCATTGGCGGAAATATAGGTGGCTTGGGGGGGGCTCAGCCTCCCAAAAGTCCGTCAAGCCCCcctaattttttagttttgtaacaCAAATTGATGTTAATGATGTTAGcccccctgaaattttaatggatttctgCCTGTGATAGTAcatatcaaaatacatattcCAATATGTTCCTACGCCCAGAATGACatttcaaatgcaatgttttcggcaaaaatCAATTCAACGTTCTGTACTACTAAtagtacaattaattattattttaatagtaatacaaatatatcaaaCATCTTAGTAATATAGCATCATTCATACACATATCGTCTTCGGTATTCGCTTATAAACGTTTTTGAGtttttcatacctatataatgatttattattaaattcagattaaagacttattaatattatctactgaTTACTTActctattacaatttacagtgacTAAATCCACTCGCGAGGTAGTAGTGCCGTAGTGGATAGATACctttgatacctattatacagcagagtggttatttaattgcaaaataatttatatataacacgtagccacgtaggtataccttacaatagtaataattaatagagcCAATTTAGGTATGAACTATGAATGTTTTATAGACACATCTTAAAATGGTAAGCAAGTAATAATCTGGCCACAAATCTGCAGCTATCACGCAACAAACTGATACCACGATGAACGAACAAAAACTCGGGCTTCAATATTTCCGATTAGACTTTTTTTCGTACCTAGTTATCGTTGGGACGTAATTAGTAGGCATGCAGtcaacattttacttttaacactctatatattttattttcacgaacatttaatttatacattttaaatttattgtgatattatgattaatatatatatcgtacCTACTTTTGAAAACGAATATTTtcaatctatataaaaaattacaataattaagtaataaacacataaaaaatgCACATTCATCTATGTacaggaaaatttaaaaatcatcatattttgtattacatatttacacgCCTATACTTATTGCACCTCAAGCAACGGCGCCCATATAACCgccaataatatgtaattatcaGAATTTATCGAACGGAGTAAATGTCTCCCTGACCCTCGCCtttaaatacgccactgaccaagggcccgttttacaatcatagtttaaacctcggttacgcttgaaccactgattttcccggccgaattcggtggtttaatcagagttcaactattgtaatgcGGACCCTTAGCGACTCCATACTATGAAGCTCTGCTATGAGTTGCCAGGAGCCAACCTTGTTAGAAAGAGATAGTCAATATCCGTGCATATGATTGTACTTTAAGTGTATGCTATATCTTTCTAAACATGTTgttgaactatttttttctctctcgctattaatgtgtattattatagagcATAAAAGGtcaaatttttaatgaacaacaatatctgtgttctcttgttgattttttacgatattttaatttctaagcgAGTTATGAATgtgtaaaacattaatttttgaaaatactcataattcacttaacaattaaaatatcgtaaaaaaccaacgagaaaaCACAGTATAAAGTTGttacttaaaaatttgataataagtcaTTTCACTTTAACCTCAAAACTGActgcaccctattgaaactagcgaaccaaaatttgTTATGAcgtatgtgtgtaagacggagacaacacacaTGCGAGTGCGACGTGCTCAAGATGTAtgataaatgaatatttattatctttttctTACAATTTGGCCCTTGGACATCTCTCTTTTATCCGTCCATttctttataggtctatgggtTTTGTTGGGTGCAATTTACAAATGCGATCGCCCGCAGGCCGAATAAATAGattgttttaaaactatatacctGCATGCAGTGCCTACTGATGTAATCGATGATAAAttaaacgtcataatattatacctaaaacataatataataggtaattcacttttcacattttcaattatttgaaatattaaaatagataggtacgaGGTATCAAATTGTACATAACAAAAACTGGAACAAATtccaaataacattatttaaaaatgtttttgggtAGGtgtatttgacattttaaaagcaATAAAACACTACTTTCATCTCCGGAGAATAAGCGTTTACAAACGTACTGAAACAAAGTGTTAAATTTCCtcatttatttagattatattggTCGAcagttattatttgattattgacGCACGTCGAGTATACATACACAGTACACCTATCTGGTATcactcaatataataaaacatttgaaataataacaaaaattatataaaattagacAATACCGCTAAACACTGAtagtgtaaaatgttttttttcgtgattttaatgaTAGACAATTCAAA
It contains:
- the Tp53rk gene encoding TP53-regulating kinase, which translates into the protein MELYKQGAESKIFTTTYSDRKAIIKERFSRQYRNELLDLNIRKERTKAEAKAILKCKQGGIATPVIYSLDLNNYKIIMEHINGQTVNDYLTNIKDKQDDNGKLTKLLTNIGAIVGKMHSLGVFHGDLTTSNIIKKEDDTLVLIDFGLSHFNPSVEDKAVDLYVLERAFVSTHSYFSQLFPVILDGYKNAYELDVQAVFNQFQNVRSRGRKRLMIG
- the LOC103310335 gene encoding 26S proteasome non-ATPase regulatory subunit 6, translated to MDIAEGVTPAYLKLAQIKFCLTLPQFKEDPDLISSLLAGIVQNNMAPYYKEVCTDLSWIFDQTLYDKMAANNAKRMAELEQEKNPTMVDDDDPVSGIWQAKLLYLCSIGDREEATKLAESKLEEKNVPKSQQIDTVFALFRVAYFHGCDIPAMKKAIDKATELIEGGSGGDWSARNKLKAYDGIWSLAIRDFNRAAKLFVDVVPTFESYELADFSTIIKYTVYSSMIAFPRYELKKTLMHHGVMAQALNSNSKELKDYFVSLYEGQYSKFLVYLARIEKNMKQDPLLHPHYKYYVQEMRLLAYKQILQAYRSLSLDYMAESFGVTKAFVEKEVARFAAAGRLTCKIDHVAGAVVTSSTSKNSLQLGAPESRLERGILYQTTVKKGDILLNRLKKLARVMDF